TTGATGTTTGGTTGTGTGGGATTGGTGAGTTTTATTTTGCACAAAGAGTCCGAATTCCATCGTATTTTAGCCCTAACCGATCCACTCACTGGGCTGGAAAACCGGACGGCGATGTTTAGCGAATTAGAACGCTCCCGCCGTAGCGGTGGATTTTCGCTGTTTCTACTCGACCTTAATGGTTTTAAACAGATTAATGATACCTATGGTCACCAAATGGGTGATGCGGTGCTTAAGCAAGTTGCCTATCGTTTAAATCATTCAATTCCGGCGTTTGATTACCGAGTTTTTCGAATGGGAGGCGACGAATTTGCTTTGATCTTCAGTAGCATCAACACCACAGAGCAAATGATGATGCAGCGCATGATAAAAGAGTGCTTTGAACAAGAGTTTGAGTTAAATGACTCTTTACGCGCCAGACTGAGCACTAGCGTGGGTGTCAGCACTTACCCGCTCGATACCACCAACCTAAGTCAGCTGATTTTTTTAGCCGATAAAAACATGTATGAGATGAAGTTTCTACAAAAAAGCCCCTCATCGTGAGGGGCAAAATTTACCATCGCTTATAGTTATAATTCCATCAAATAAGGCTTAACCGAAATCCCCGTTAACGTAACCGCGAGTACGGTCGTCACGTGGGTTACTGAAGATCACTTGAGTGTCATCGTGCTCCACCAACTCTCCCATTAGGAAGAAAGCGGTGCGGTCAGAAATACGACGTGCTTGTTGCATCGAGTGCGTCACGATAACGATGGTGTAGTTCTTCTTCAGATCTTCCATCAATTCCTCAATCTTGTGGGTCGCAATCGGGTCAAGTGCGGAAGTGGGTTCATCCATCAAAATGACATCCGGTTCCATTGCAATCGTGCGCGCAATGCACAGACGCTGTTGTTGACCACCCGATAAACCAAACGCGTGAGACTTGAGGCGATCTTTCACTTCATCCCACAATGCAGCACCGCGCAGTGAACGTTCAACCACTTCGTCGAGATGCTTTTTGTCTTTAATCCCTTGCGCACGCAAGCCATACGCCACGTTTTCATAAATGCTCATTGGGAATGGGTTTGGCTTTTGGAAAACCATGCCAACGCGGATGCGTAGGTCTGACACATCGATATTGCCATACACATCTTGGCCATCCATGGTCAGTTTACCTGTGATAGTAACCCCTTCGATCAGGTCATTCATACGGTTAAGGCAACGCAGCAGGGTGGATTTACCACAACCTGATGGGCCAATCAGCGCCGTCACTTGACGGGTTGGAATTGGCAGGTTGATCGATTTCAGGGCTTGGTTCTCACCGTAGAACAGATCAAGATTTTCGATATTGAATTTGGTCGTTTTCATTGTGTTATCTCTAAATTCTGTCAATGACTTAGTACGTCGCAGTATTGAATCGTTTGGCGATGAGTTTGGTGACCATGTTGATCAGCAGTACCACCACAATCAGCACCGTGGCGGTGCCATACGCTTGGTTCCATTCTTCAATGGTGAACAGTTCTGTGGTCAGTTTGTACAGGTGAACGGTTAGGGTACGGCCAGAATCCAGTAAAGAGTCTGGAATACGCGCCACCATACCTGCCGTCAAAAATACCGGTGCAGATTCCCCGATAACACGACCAATACTCAGAATGACAGAAGTTAAAATCCCCGGCATTGCACTTGGCAAAATCAACCGACGAATGGTGTAAATTTTTGAAGCTCCGACACCATAAGAACCTTCACGGTACGTTTGTGGTACCGACATTAACGCTTCTTCCGTGGTGCGGATAATGACTGGCAGGATCAAAATACTCAGGGTCAATGCACCGGAGAGAATCGAGAAGCCTAAGCCCAAAATCGCCACGAAGAAGGTCATACCAAACAGACCGAAAATGATCGATGGAATCCCCGCCAGTGACTCAGTACAGAAACGGATGATTTTGACTAAACGGCTGCCCACTTTGGCATATTCCGTTAAGTAAATCGCCGTCATAATGCCGATTGGCGCAGCCACCGCAATGGATGCCACGACCATGTAGATGGTGGAAATGATCATCGGGAAAATACCGTGCTCATCACCAGTATGGGTGTAATTATCGCTAATAAATTTCCAGTTAACGTGCTGCAAGCCGTTCGACAGGATGTACCAGATAATCCAGAACAGGAAACCCACCGTCAGTGCCGCAGAAATCCAGATAAAAGCACGCAGGATATTGTCTTTCAATACACGCGCTTGTTTGAGTTTTACGCGATCCATAGCCATTACCTCGCCTTCTCACGGTTCAAATACAACAATGCTGCGTTCAACATCATGATAAACACCAGCAGTACCACACCGGTTGCGTAAAGCGCGTTGGCATGCACACCACTCGCGTAAGACATTTCAATCGCAATGTTAGCAGTCAAGGTACGAGCAGAATCAAGCAGGCCTTCTGGCATCGCAGGTGCGTTACCCATCACCATGATGATCGCCATGGTTTCACCCAAAGCGCGGCCGATACCCAAGATAACGCCCGTCATGATCCCGGAACGCGCTGCAGGAACCAGCAGTTTGAAGATGGTGTAGATGCTTGAAGCACCCAGTGCGAGCGAACCTTCTTTGTAAGCACGCGGTACCGCACGAATCGAGGTTTCAGACACGGTGATTACCGTAGGCAGAATCATCACACCCAGTACGATAATCCCAGCTAAAATCGTGTTACCCGCAGGAACGTTAAACACGTTTTGGATCAACGGAACGATGATCACCAAACCGAAGAAGCCGTACACCACAGAAGGGATGCCAGCAAGCAGCTCAACCGCAGGACGAATGACATCGGCTACACGTTTGGGTGCCACTTCCGCAATGAAAACGGCAGTGAGTACGCCAACTGGAACACCCACAATCACGGCACCAAAGGTGGAAACAACAGAAGCGACAATCATAGTCGCGACACCGTACAGTGCTGGTGGTAACCAGTCTTGACCAAGCACAATGCCTGTTACGCCAGCCTCTTGGAAAGCAGGAATACTTTCCCGAACAATGAAGTAGGCAATGATGCCAAGAGAAACAATGCCGATCACGGCACTGGTAAGAAACAAACCGTGAAAGATACGTTCTTTCCAGTCAACACGTCGTTGCTCACGCAGACTACGCATAGAGGTATTATCCATAAGCTTGTCACTATTTGTTGCGATGGTCATAAAATCACCTATCGAACTAAGGTCGATGTAAACAAAGTACCCGACCCAAATTGGGTCGGGAAAAGAGTGTAGAACGAATTAATTAATTGCGATGTAGCCTTTGTCAGCGACAATCTTCTGTGCGTCAGCAGACAGCATCCACTCTAGGAATTTTTTCGCTTCCGCAGATGGCTTATCTTGCTTGTACAGCACGAGGAATGGACGAGAGACTTTGTAAGTACCGTTTTTCACGTTATCTACGCTCGCTTCAACGCCGTTCACAGACAATGCATGAACAGAGCTATCCACGGTACCCAGTGAAATGTAACCGATAGAGTATGGGTTTGATGCCACCATCGTTTTCAGTGCACCGTTGCCGTTAGCCACTTGAGCACGTTGAGAAATTGCTGATACTTCTTTATCTGCAATTTTCTTTTTCAGTTCCATGATGTCTTCGAATGCACCACGAGTACCCGAAGCGGTATCACGAGTGATCGCAACGATTGGCTTGTCTTCACCACCGACTTGTTTCCAGTTGGTGATTTCACCTTTGTAGATTTCAGAAACTTGCTCAGCCGTCAGGCCTTTCACTGCATTGCTTGGGTGAACCACTACAGCGATACCGTCCAGCGCAATTTTCTCTTCAACTAGCGTTGTTTCTTTTTCAGAATCTTTCAGACTACGCGATGACATACCGATGTCCGCGCTACCATTTTTTGCGGCTTTGATACCCGCAGAAGAACCTGGGCCTTGTACTTCAATGAAAACTTCAGGATTCATTTTTGCGTAAGTTTCAGAAAACACTTCCATCAGCGGAGTAACACTGCTTGAGCCCACTGCTGAGATTGTCTCTTTCGCCATAACTGGAGTTACTGCAAGTGCGCCCATAAGAGCGATAGCACCGATTACTGTCTTTTTCATCACAAATTTCCTATAAGTGGCTTTGTTGCCGTTGTGTTTCACTTGAACGAGGCTCACTTTAGGCTGCGAATATGACAATTATGTTTCAGTTAATTGAACCCTCTATGACACCTCCCTCTTATTGTTCATAAAATCCACACACATAGCATTTTCACTCCAGTTTTTATCAGGCTTGAAACAAAAAATTAACCACGAAAATTAAATATTTCTTCTATCGACAAGCAGAGATTAAAAGCGTGATTATCGTCAACTTTTTATGGTTGTTTAAGGTTTGCAAGCGATTGCAATCTCACCGCCGATGCTTATTATCGATGGGCATTTATTTCAAATAACGATAATTATTCTTAATAATTTTTAGAAGAGGATCACCATGCGCCAGTTACTCAGCGGCTTGTCTATCAAGCTGCAGGTTGTAGTACCGGTATTTTTCACTCTGTTGTTACTGATCATTGGTATTACGTTCAGTACCTCCAGCTTAAAAACCGCCTTCCACCAAGTTACCGTCTCCACAGAACAACTCATTACCGATAAAGATAATCTCACCACCTTGATTGATAACACTTATGCGATGCGCATTAGCGCCATTTATAGTCTGTTTCGCCCCGCAGAAGTCACCGCCCTTCCTAACGTTCTTAAAGAAAAACAAACCGAAAACTTGGCGCTCTTACGCAGCCTTGCGGATAATCCCGAACTGAAAAATGAAGTCGCAGGGCTTACACAAGCCATGCAGCGTTATGTGGATTACTCGATTCAAACCATGATCCCGTTACTGAACATTCAGCATGGTGACCAAGAGAAAGACGAGCGGTTTACCACCCAGTATGAACAAGCCACCGCCGAGTATCGCAAGGTGGGCAATGACATGATTAAAGCCATCGATGTGCTATCCAATCGCTTAAATCAAGTGGCCATGAATACCATTGATGAAAGTGAACACGAGCACGATTCGGTGATGTCTCAATCCACTTTTGCCTTAATCGGTATTTTACTGGTCGCTGCGCTAAGCAGTTGGCTACTGGCGGGCATCATTGTCACTCCGATTCGTCAGCTGCAACAAACTGTGCGTGAAGTGGCAAAAGGTAACCTACTGGTTAAAGCCCAGGAAGTGGGTAAAAACGAGATCACGTTACTGGCACGCGATGTGAATGCTACCGTGACCCAACTGCGCCAAACAGTAGAAAATCTAGTGCGCATCAGTACCGATGTGGCTTCCGCTTCAACTGAATTAGCAACCGTGATGACGCAAGCCAGTGTTAACTCCGATCAAGAAAAGCAGGAAGTTGAACAAGTGGCTTCAGCCGTCAATCAGCTGCAAAGTACCGCGCAAAGTGTGACCGACCATGCGCACAGTGCGGATGGTGCAGCCCAACAAGCGAACCAGCTTGCCTCACAAAGTTTGCGCATGTTTGAAGAGAGCAATCGCGCCACAGCCAAAATGGCCGATCAGCTTACCGAAGCTGCGCAAGTGGTCAATCAACTCAAAGATCAGTCGGAGCGTATCGGTAACGTGACCGAAGTGATCCGCAGTATTTCAGAGCAAACCAACCTGCTCGCTTTGAATGCGGCAATTGAAGCGGCGCGCGCGGGAGAAAGTGGACGCGGCTTCGCCGTGGTGGCCGATGAAGTGCGAATGTTGGCTGCTCGTACCCAAACTTCAACGCAAGAGATCCAAACCATTATTGAAGAGCTGCAAAACCAGTCAAGCACTGCCAACAGCAGTATGCACTCAAGCTTGAGTCTACTTGAACAAAACCAAGCATTGGCGGCAAAGGTCAGCGCATCACTCACCGAAATCAATCAAGCGATCACCGCATTGGGGCAGATCAACGCTCAAGTCGCAACCGCCTCGGAAGAGCAAAGCCAAGTGACCAAAGACATCAACCGTAATCTAAGCAACATCTATGAGTTGGTTAGCCAAAATGTCACGGGGATTACCCAATCCGCCGCGGCAAGCCATGAACTTTCTGACCTCGCCGAACAGCAACACCAGCAGCTCCAGTATTTCCGCGTGTAAATGACTCGGTGCTCTTTATGACATAAAAAAGGTCTGGCTAAGCCAGACCTTTTTACTTTTCGGCGTATCCGTTGCCCACTTGGGTTTATTCGTCATCCGATACCAGTAGCATCCCCATTTCATAACCGTGAATCGAGTATGCGTAAAGTTCACCATTGATTGCATCCCATACCCAAGCTTGTTCACGCTCAATACGCATGGTGTTACTCCACAGATAACCCGATAGATTGCCGACTTCAGTCACTAAGCCAGAGGCAAACGCTGTCTCATTCGCCGCAGGTGCAAAGCAGGCGTGCTCAGTCAAACTATTGAGCTCTTTGATGTTGGGCATACGCCACTGTTTTACCCCCGCAAACTGGTGCAAACGGTGACGACTGTTGGGATGGTTGATCGCTTGTACTTCTTGCAGCGCCGCTTGCCAACGCAGAGGTTGCACTTGCCCCGAGCAACGCCCTTGTGCGGCATTCCACTCTTTACCAAAGGTGCAGCGCATCCACGTTAACCCGGTGTACAAATCTTTCACCGTTCCTTGAGTGCTGTACACGTAGCGCAAATTGGGCGCAGTGCGCGGAATATCGCTGGCGCACTCCTGCGCCATAACGGGCAAGCTCAATATCAGCCACATTGTTGCCATTGAGAATCGTCTCATTCCTCTACCTCCACAACATCCGCCACCATACGCACGGGAAGCACCAAGGAGGAGCCAGCATCGGCGACCTGATCTTGGTTATAGACTTCAAGTATACTTAACTCTCCCTTGTTCAAGCCTAAGTGACTGATAATTTTATAGTTCCTAACGCCTTCACTCAAAGCGAGTGCATAATTGGTATGGCTCAGTGCCGAAGTCCACGTATGCCCAGAGTAATCTTGGTTTTGGCTCTGTTGCGGGAAATACACCACACTCAGCGCCTGCGCGTCTTCGCCCATGTCACCAAAATCAAACAGATTGAATAGCTCAGCATTGGTGGGTAACCGCCATTGGCGAATGCCACAACGCGCGGTTTGGTTCAAGTGTTCAATGTATTGCGCAGTCGTACACAAAGCATCACCCGCACTGCGGCAAGTCGCTTCAGCTAAATCGTCAGCATAAGGACTAAAGCGACCGGGAATTTCGAGGGCGAATAACCGTTCTTTGTTGTTGGTCGACGCCGGATCTGCACTTTTCACTTCCCACACCAATCCGGTCAGTTCATCACGCACACAAGACCACTCACTCGCACTCTCACTCAGCCGTTTCCCTGCCGCGTCTAACTTACTGAACATAAAGCCTTCTTTGCCCAATTGCGCATCACGACCGTATTCGGCATCCTGCTCAGGGTAATCACTGTTGGGGACATAACCGACTACGCCCCCTTCCTCATAAAAGGTGACCAACCCTGTGTCATTTAACGGCACTTGGCGAGGCACTCGTTTCGCCAACTGCACAACGTACTGCGTTAATTGCGCTTCATCCAAAACGTTGTGCACAATGCCCGGATCCTCTTCACCAAAGGTTTGTGCCAAGGCGGCCAGCACTTGTGGGCGCAGCTCAGGCTCGATCAGCGGCAACATTTCCAACATATTGGCTTCGAGCTGCGCCAAAGCATTGTCAGTCAGTAGGGAGCTCAAATCGCGCGCGGCCACGATGCCACGTTGCTCCAATTGCCCAACAAACAAAGTGAGTGCGTCATGCTCGGTATAACCGGCGAGCATTAACGCGGCGAACAACGTACTCACGCCATTAATCACTCGCTCTCCGGCACGATTGAGCCCAGGAGCGGCTAACACCATGCGGGATGATGTGGGATGGGAGGAACGAGCGGCACTGCCGCTGAATTCGGCCAAAATCGGTAGCGAGTAGAGCGATTTATCCACACTGCGCAACGTGAAGCGGCCATCGCTATCAGCTTGTGTCGTTAACTCTCCCGCATCACACGTAAAATTCTGGTTTTGGTCTAAGCAGATTTTACTGTTTAGGGCGATATTCTGTGCGACCAGAGACCCAGAGACCACATACTCAGGTAAGCTCACGTCCGTGGTTTCCTCACCACCACAGCCCGCTAACAGCAGCGCGCTATAGATCAAAGTGTTGTGAAATTTCATTGTTGATTACCTTTTTTCGCCACACGACGACGGTGAAAAACACTCAGTAACAGCAGCAATATGCCGCTCAAGGAAGTGCCGCCTGCGGTAATTTCTTCCTCTTCTAACGGTTTGTTTTGCTCTTGCGTTGCTTTATCGCAGGTATAGCGTTTAACTTGTCCTACCCCCCACAGCTGCAAGGTGCCGGTATTGCCCGCCACATTGTCGAGGATTTCCAAACGCCAGTAGCCATCTAACCGCTCACCGCGTAACACTTGTAGCGCCTTTTGGTGAGCCAATACCCAATAGTCATCCAATTGCGCAACAGGCGTCGTTTGATTATTGAGGATTTCCACCCGAGTACCCTGCGGCGAAATCAAGGTGATACGAAGATCCTGCATATTGCTGTGATTGAGTTTTAAACGCAGTGCAAAATCATCTCCGACCGTGCGAGCTTCCCCATCCACGAAGAAATTGTAACTTTTGAAGCCAGAAGCAAGTTTGCCATCGTCACCCAACTGTGCATCACGCAGCTTTGAATCAATCGCAGTAAAGGTGTGATCCATGTTCGGAATACCAAACACGACAGGCAGCTCAGCTTGCCAAGTTTGTATGGTTAAGAAGTGGGCATATTGGTAACTAAGATCGACTTGAACCGAGGTCGCGACACCACATTCATAGTGGCTTGGTGCGGGTAATCTCCACACCACACTCGCCAGATTTTCTTGGTTAAACGTTTGGGTTTGCCCTGCCATCACAACGGTTGCTTGGGTGGTGGCAGAACGTTCAGTCGCATTCACGTAGATGTTTTGGTTTGCCAGCGGATCAAGATATTGCTTGGCGAAAGCCACCTTAAACGGTGCTTTAAGCAAACCATGATGCTGAAGATTGCGCTGTAAGATCTGCTGATAGTCTTTTTCTGGATAAAGTGCGTTGGCAACATACAGCATGTTTTGCGCAAGATCGTGCATCAGCACTCCACGCCCGACACCGAACATCGACTCCAACACCACCGTGTTGAATTCATCAAAGGCACCCACACCATACTGCTCCA
This genomic window from Vibrio metoecus contains:
- the pstA gene encoding phosphate ABC transporter permease PstA, whose amino-acid sequence is MDRVKLKQARVLKDNILRAFIWISAALTVGFLFWIIWYILSNGLQHVNWKFISDNYTHTGDEHGIFPMIISTIYMVVASIAVAAPIGIMTAIYLTEYAKVGSRLVKIIRFCTESLAGIPSIIFGLFGMTFFVAILGLGFSILSGALTLSILILPVIIRTTEEALMSVPQTYREGSYGVGASKIYTIRRLILPSAMPGILTSVILSIGRVIGESAPVFLTAGMVARIPDSLLDSGRTLTVHLYKLTTELFTIEEWNQAYGTATVLIVVVLLINMVTKLIAKRFNTATY
- a CDS encoding methyl-accepting chemotaxis protein; the protein is MRQLLSGLSIKLQVVVPVFFTLLLLIIGITFSTSSLKTAFHQVTVSTEQLITDKDNLTTLIDNTYAMRISAIYSLFRPAEVTALPNVLKEKQTENLALLRSLADNPELKNEVAGLTQAMQRYVDYSIQTMIPLLNIQHGDQEKDERFTTQYEQATAEYRKVGNDMIKAIDVLSNRLNQVAMNTIDESEHEHDSVMSQSTFALIGILLVAALSSWLLAGIIVTPIRQLQQTVREVAKGNLLVKAQEVGKNEITLLARDVNATVTQLRQTVENLVRISTDVASASTELATVMTQASVNSDQEKQEVEQVASAVNQLQSTAQSVTDHAHSADGAAQQANQLASQSLRMFEESNRATAKMADQLTEAAQVVNQLKDQSERIGNVTEVIRSISEQTNLLALNAAIEAARAGESGRGFAVVADEVRMLAARTQTSTQEIQTIIEELQNQSSTANSSMHSSLSLLEQNQALAAKVSASLTEINQAITALGQINAQVATASEEQSQVTKDINRNLSNIYELVSQNVTGITQSAAASHELSDLAEQQHQQLQYFRV
- a CDS encoding DUF1566 domain-containing protein, yielding MKFHNTLIYSALLLAGCGGEETTDVSLPEYVVSGSLVAQNIALNSKICLDQNQNFTCDAGELTTQADSDGRFTLRSVDKSLYSLPILAEFSGSAARSSHPTSSRMVLAAPGLNRAGERVINGVSTLFAALMLAGYTEHDALTLFVGQLEQRGIVAARDLSSLLTDNALAQLEANMLEMLPLIEPELRPQVLAALAQTFGEEDPGIVHNVLDEAQLTQYVVQLAKRVPRQVPLNDTGLVTFYEEGGVVGYVPNSDYPEQDAEYGRDAQLGKEGFMFSKLDAAGKRLSESASEWSCVRDELTGLVWEVKSADPASTNNKERLFALEIPGRFSPYADDLAEATCRSAGDALCTTAQYIEHLNQTARCGIRQWRLPTNAELFNLFDFGDMGEDAQALSVVYFPQQSQNQDYSGHTWTSALSHTNYALALSEGVRNYKIISHLGLNKGELSILEVYNQDQVADAGSSLVLPVRMVADVVEVEE
- a CDS encoding phosphate ABC transporter substrate-binding protein, producing MKKTVIGAIALMGALAVTPVMAKETISAVGSSSVTPLMEVFSETYAKMNPEVFIEVQGPGSSAGIKAAKNGSADIGMSSRSLKDSEKETTLVEEKIALDGIAVVVHPSNAVKGLTAEQVSEIYKGEITNWKQVGGEDKPIVAITRDTASGTRGAFEDIMELKKKIADKEVSAISQRAQVANGNGALKTMVASNPYSIGYISLGTVDSSVHALSVNGVEASVDNVKNGTYKVSRPFLVLYKQDKPSAEAKKFLEWMLSADAQKIVADKGYIAIN
- a CDS encoding DUF1566 domain-containing protein, giving the protein MRRFSMATMWLILSLPVMAQECASDIPRTAPNLRYVYSTQGTVKDLYTGLTWMRCTFGKEWNAAQGRCSGQVQPLRWQAALQEVQAINHPNSRHRLHQFAGVKQWRMPNIKELNSLTEHACFAPAANETAFASGLVTEVGNLSGYLWSNTMRIEREQAWVWDAINGELYAYSIHGYEMGMLLVSDDE
- the pstC gene encoding phosphate ABC transporter permease subunit PstC codes for the protein MTIATNSDKLMDNTSMRSLREQRRVDWKERIFHGLFLTSAVIGIVSLGIIAYFIVRESIPAFQEAGVTGIVLGQDWLPPALYGVATMIVASVVSTFGAVIVGVPVGVLTAVFIAEVAPKRVADVIRPAVELLAGIPSVVYGFFGLVIIVPLIQNVFNVPAGNTILAGIIVLGVMILPTVITVSETSIRAVPRAYKEGSLALGASSIYTIFKLLVPAARSGIMTGVILGIGRALGETMAIIMVMGNAPAMPEGLLDSARTLTANIAIEMSYASGVHANALYATGVVLLVFIMMLNAALLYLNREKAR
- the pstB gene encoding phosphate ABC transporter ATP-binding protein PstB, whose amino-acid sequence is MKTTKFNIENLDLFYGENQALKSINLPIPTRQVTALIGPSGCGKSTLLRCLNRMNDLIEGVTITGKLTMDGQDVYGNIDVSDLRIRVGMVFQKPNPFPMSIYENVAYGLRAQGIKDKKHLDEVVERSLRGAALWDEVKDRLKSHAFGLSGGQQQRLCIARTIAMEPDVILMDEPTSALDPIATHKIEELMEDLKKNYTIVIVTHSMQQARRISDRTAFFLMGELVEHDDTQVIFSNPRDDRTRGYVNGDFG